The nucleotide sequence CTGCCACGAATTCGCGGAACAAGAGGCCCGTTGTACCGCCCAAGGCAAGCACAGGCACAAACACAGACATCAACACCACAGAGGTGGCAATCACGGCAAAGAAGATTTCGTTGGTTCCCGCCACAGCAGCCTGCTTGGGAGTCATGCCCTTTTCAATCTTGTCGTAAATGTTTTCCACAATCACAATGGCGTCATCCACAACAAGGCCGATGGCCAGCACCATTGCAAGCAATGTCAAAACATTAATACTAAATCCGCAAAGGTACAGAACAAAGAAGCTTCCGATTACAGCCACCGGCACCACCACCATAGGGATAATGGTTGTACGGCCCTGACGGAGGAAAGCGAAGATAATGGCAATCACCAGGAGGAATGCAACGAAGATGGTCTCCACCACTTCCTTGATGGAAGCACGAATGTTGATAGAAGTGTCGCGGCCATAAAGCATGTCCACGCCTTCGGGGAGTTCACGACGGATGTCTTCCACACGCTTGTAGAATTCGTCTGCAATGTTCACATGGTTACTGCCAGGCTGTGCCACGAGAGCGCAAGTAATGGTGTTCTTACCGTTACGGCGGAAACCCTTACGAGTATCCATGGGTTCGTAATGGATGGTAGCCACGTCTGCCACGTGAATCACAGTGCCGTCGGCAGCAGTCTTCACTGCAATTCTACCAAAGGCTTCCGGATCAGGAATACGGCCCAAAGTACGGATGGAAAGTGTGGTTTCAGAACCTTCGATGGAGCCGGAAGGAAGTTCCAGGTTACCTCTGCTGAGAGCGGCACTCATTTCGCTTCCGGTAACGCCCATGGCCTGCATACGAATGGGGTCAATCCACAGGCGGACTACAGGCTGCTTTTCGCCCCAGATCATCACTTCGGAAACACCGTTGATGGTCTGCAAACGTTCCTTCACGTGGTTGCGGGCAATTTCAGAAACCTCCATGGGGTCCAGCTTGTCGCTGACCAGGCTGATCATCAAGATGGGATCGGAATCAGAGTCGCTCTTATTGACGGTGGGTTCATCCACATCGTCGGGCAAACGACGGCGCACACGGCTCACACGGTCACGAATATCGTTGGCAGCGGCTTCCAGGTCCATGCCGGTTTCGAATTCCGCACTGATGTAGGAGAAACCATCGGAACTGGTAGAAGTCAAGGCCTTGATGCCCGGCGCACTATTGATGGAGGATTCCAGGACTTCGGTAACTTCGGCTTCCACCACAGCCGCATTAGCGCCGGGGTAAGAAGTACGCACCTGGATCAAAGGATAGTCGACGTTGGGATATTCACGGATACCCAAGTTGCTCATGCCGAAGGCGCCCAGCAAAAGAATCACCAGGGCCATCACAGTCATAAGGACCGGGCGACGAACTGAAAGGTTTGCTACACTCATTATTAGGTTCCAGGGGCGAGGTTCGAGGCGCCAGCCTTAGTCAACTTCGTAATCGGTATTGTTGCGAATTTCGCGAATGCGGATAGAGCTACCCTGACGGATGCTGATCAAGCCAGAGGTAATCACGGTATCGCCTTCATTCAAGCCAGAAACAACATCCACGGCAATAGGCGTACGGAGGCCAGTTTCCACACGGACCATCTGGGCCTTGCCATCCTTGGCGATAAACAAATAACCGCCATCCTTATCCAGAGTCAAAGCTTCTGCAGGAACAGGAATAGACTTGGCGCGACCGGAGGAAAGTTCCACACTAACCTTGACGTAGCTGCCAGCCAGCAATTCACCGTTAGCATTATCTACAGCCACCATAATCTGGCGGGTACGGCTGCTTTCAGAAATGGTAGCGTCCAGAGCCTTCACCTTGCCGGTTCTGTTGATACCGCGTTCTTCATCGCGAAGGTCGATTTCGTCACCAACCTTCAGATTAGAGGCGTAACGCTGAGGCAAGGCAAACCTAGCCTTCAGCTGCTTTACTTCGCTAAGAGTTGCAATAGAAGTGCCGGTAGTCATCCAGGCGCCAACGGAAACATTCACAAAGCCAAGCTTACCGCTAAACGGTGCGCGGACTTCAGTCTTTGCAATCTGAGCCTTAATCAATTCAATGCTTGCTTCCGCAGACTTAAGAGACGCTTCTACAGCTTCAAGATCAGCCTGGGTAGCAGCATTCTTTTCCACCAAGCCCTTAGTACGGTCCATCTTTTGCTGAGCCAACTGCTTGTTGGACTCGGCCTGCTTCAGCTGAGCCTTCAATTCAGAATCGTCAATCTTTGCCAGGAGGGCGCCCTTCTGCACGTTGGCTCCATCCTTGGCCATCAGCTTCATCAAACGGCCATTTGCAGCAGCAGTCAGCTCCACGCTGTTCATGGCCTCCAAGGTAGCCATAGTCTGAAAACTCTTGTTAGCTTCATGAGCCTGGGCAATGTAGCCTTCTACGGCAAAAGTCTTAGCCTTACCACCAAAGCCACCCGGACCGCCCTTGCCAGGGTCTTTTCCACCAGGAGCACCAGGACCACCCTTGGCAGCATTATCGCCACCACAAGCGGAAAGCACAACAGAGAGCGCAACAATTAACAAACCAACAAATTTTCTCATATCCATCCAAGGACAAAAAGGTGAAGTCAACCCAACCCTAACTCCAATTAGATGCTTGGAACCAGGATTCGGTTGCAAGGTTTTTTCCAAACACTACCTAAAACTTCACGTTCAGAAGTAAACCGCTGCCATCTTCAAAGAATTGGGGAACAAATTCCATTCGTTCAGTAAACGCCTTCGAAGATGTTGCTCGGTAAATTCTAATGGAATTCAACATGGATACCACACGGTTCAGCACCAGGGCGCCCATAGAAGCCTGAAAGAAGATCCTGCTAATGCGGAAATGACGCAAGCGGCTCTTATATTCCTCAATGTGTTCCGTACTCTCAGGATTATCACTGCTGCCCCAGTCCCACTGAATTTCTGCAGCCAGTTCTTCGTCAATTTCCTTGCCAGCACGAATCATGGTCTGGTTGTAATCCTCGTCCATGTCCGGAGAAGAATTCTGTCCATCTACCCCACCGCGGCTACGATAATTTCCCACCGTATTCAACATGGAGACATTCTTGCTCTTGGTGTTCAATCCGGCATGACGCACCGCATAATTATGGGCTGACGAAATATAACGTTCGCCAATGAAGTAACTGCCGATGGTAGTCATCCACAGCGCAGCGTCAGTCCAGACAAAGGGACGGACAAACTGTTTTTCGCCAAGGTATAATTCACCCATACCAGGCAACAACGCAGAGGCACCAACAGCCTTCCACCAGCTTTTGTCAGAATTCTTGGAAACGCTTTCATCCACCGAAACCACCACCTGGGAATAGGCAGAGACTGCAGCGAACAAAAGAACCAAGATCAATCTCATTAGAAACTCCAGCTAGCCTGAACGTTTACACCGACGCCATCGAACAAGGTAAAGCCACCATCAAGATGCAGGTAGTCATACCAAGACAAATCTTCCTGATACAAGGTCTTGTTGAAGGCGTTTGCAGTGAGGGCTGCATCTACTGCAGAGATAACATGGTTCAGGATCAAGCCACCAAAGAACCATGCCTGCATATCAGCATAGTCGTTAGCTTTGTTACGAAGAGAACGATATTCATCCTTGTGCTTGGATTCTCCCAGGG is from Fibrobacter sp. and encodes:
- a CDS encoding efflux RND transporter periplasmic adaptor subunit, whose product is MRKFVGLLIVALSVVLSACGGDNAAKGGPGAPGGKDPGKGGPGGFGGKAKTFAVEGYIAQAHEANKSFQTMATLEAMNSVELTAAANGRLMKLMAKDGANVQKGALLAKIDDSELKAQLKQAESNKQLAQQKMDRTKGLVEKNAATQADLEAVEASLKSAEASIELIKAQIAKTEVRAPFSGKLGFVNVSVGAWMTTGTSIATLSEVKQLKARFALPQRYASNLKVGDEIDLRDEERGINRTGKVKALDATISESSRTRQIMVAVDNANGELLAGSYVKVSVELSSGRAKSIPVPAEALTLDKDGGYLFIAKDGKAQMVRVETGLRTPIAVDVVSGLNEGDTVITSGLISIRQGSSIRIREIRNNTDYEVD